The following is a genomic window from Acidobacteriota bacterium.
GCCCAACACCCGCGCCTCGAGCTCGAAGGCGCCGCCGGAGAGCAGCTCCGGCTGCAGACGCAGAATCACCGCGCCGTCCTCGCCGGGCTCGTGGCGCCAGGTGGCTCTCTGGCCTTGCAGCGAGGCACCTTCGCCCGGAGCCCCGGCGCTTTCCGCCACCCGCACCGCAGGCTGCAAATCGAGAGCCTCCAGCTCGAGCATCTCGGGTTCTTCGCCGGCCACCGCCGGCGGCTGGAGCAGCTCGACGAAAGGCAGTGGAGCTTCCTGCAAAGCCCGCAGACGAATCTCCAAGCGCTGGCCTTCCCGCAGCGTCATGCGGAATCCGGCGGCCTCGGGGCGGGCGGGGTCGAAGTACAGCACCTCCCGTAGCGGCGCCTCGGCGTCCACCGGCGAGGACACAGCCTCGTCGCCGGCCCGCAGCCAGGCCTGCCCTAGGGTAGTGACATCGAGCTCCACTGCCTCTAGATTCAGGGCGTAGCGCTCCCGGGGGGTGGGCGGTGAGAACGGTGACGCCAAGGGCTCCAGGGCGGTGCAACCGGCGGTCAGCAGCACGACGAGAAGTACGGCGGCGAAGCTTGCGGACAGGGTTCGAAAGTGCACGAGAATCTTCGACCTCCATGGCGAAATGGAATCAAGTCCGGGCCGGCACGGGCCTCCCGAACCATGGGCTCGCAAGATCTTCGAGCAAAATGTGTGCCGAGACGGGTGGCGGTGCTCGGAGAAGACCGCGCTCGACTGCCTCCACCCGACGACCTCCACCCGACTACCTCCGCCCGACTACCTCCGCCCGACCCGCAAATGCACCGGCCACACCACCGCCCGCCGGGGCTCGGAGCCCCAGGCGGCGCGCAGCCGGGCGGTGGCCTCTGGGAGGGGGTCGAAGCCCTGACGGCGGCTGCGGCGGAGGGCGGACCAGGTCTCCAGGTAGCCGGTGACCTGCTCCAGGGTCCAGGACTCCCGCAGCTCGAAGGTCGGCGCGGAGATCTCTTCGAACGGGAAGTCGAGGGTGCGGTAGCCCTGGTCGATGAAACGCCGCTGAGGGGGCCAATAGGGCCCCAACTGGCCGTCGTAGAGGTCGCGCAGCTCGGGGTCTAGGTCGTCGCCGAGGGTGAAGAGGTCATAGCACCAAGCCGCCACCACGCCGCCGGGGCGAAGGACCCGCCGGACTTCCCGGTAAAAGGACTCCAGCTGGAACCAATGCAGGGCCTGGGCCACCGTCACCAGATCCACCGAGGCGTGGGCCCAGGGCGCCGCCTCCGCCGTCGCCGCTGCATAGCAGGCTCGTGGAGCCGAGCGGGCCTGGAGCAGCTGGCTGACGCTACCGTCGGTGGCCAACACGCGGCCGAAGTGGCCCCCTAACGGCACCGCCGCCTGGCCGCTGCCGGTGGCGCAATCCCACGCCACGCGGCGCCCCGGCGTCACCTCCGCCAGCCAGCGAAAGAGCTCCTCGGGGTAACCGGGCCGATACGAGGCGTAGCCGGAGGCGACGGCGGAAAAATGGTCGGGAAAGGCCTGGGTCATGATGGGAGACTCCTCGCCGGATTGTGCAGCATCCAGTACTCTAGGATCCATGCAAAGCCTAACCGATCTCCGCCCCGCCGCCTCCCGCTCTCGTTCGGGCAGGCTTCTCCTCCTCGTCTCCAGCTTGCTGACGACCAGCGCTCTCGTGCTGGCCTGCGGCAGCGGCGCCGAGCCCACTCCCCAAACCCAGCCCCAAGCCACCGGTGGCGAGACCGCGCCCGAAGCCCCGCCGGCGGAGGATGCAGAAGCTCAGGAAGCAGCCTGCCTGAGCTTGGCCCAGACCCCGTGCACCAAATCACCGGATTGCACGCTGGTCCAGGACGAAAGCGCTGAGTCCGGCTATCGCTGCCGCGCCGCCCAGGGGCCCTGCGAAGAGGGATTCCGCCAGCAGGGCAGTACCCAGGAGGATTGCGAGTCCCGGGAGGGCTGCCGTTTCGAGCCCGCCCGTTGCTACTGCCCGCCGGAGGTCACCTGCGTCTGCGGCGGCGGCCCGCCGGCACGCTGTGTCGAGGCCGGTGCGCCGTCCACCTCGCCCCAGAGCTAGCTGAGATCGCAGCGCAGCGGCTCAGAGCACTCCCCCACCCGGCGCCGAGCTCTTTGCTTTTCCAGCATCACTTGCTTAATATTTATTGATTATTTACGGAAGCTGAGATCTGTCGGCGGTCTGCCGGCCGAGATCCCAGCGTCCCTGTGGCGAGAAGGCCCGGATGGCCTTCCCCCGAGGAAAGGCCACTCTAGAAAAGGCCACTACAAAAAAGGCCACTAAGAAAAGGAGAGACTATGTCGATGTTCCGCTGGACCCTCTTGAGCACCCTCGCCGTCGGATGCTTCCTGCTCCTCCCCATCACCGCCGAGGCTTGTACCGACTACGAATGCCAAAACGTTCCCCAGGCGGGCAACCCCTTCTGCATGCGCTGCGTCGACACCGGCCAGCCCACCAACGCCAACTGTCAGAACATGGGCTCCTGCGGTTGTCTGGACGTGCAATGTGCCGCCAGCGATCAGGAGGCCTCCGCGACATCCGACTACTGGCTCAACGAGGCCCCCAACGGCCTTCTGGAGGCCTGTCCGGTTCCCGTCGAGGTGGTCCCGGAGGCCAGCAACGAGGGCTCACCGGCAGCCGCCTAGAGAGATCCGCGGGTGGCGGAGAAAACAGTCCGCCGCCCGCACGTCTCCACCCTCTGGGCGGCTCAGAACGAGCCTTCGCCTTCTTCACTAGCGCGTTTTATGATTCAATGATCTACATCATTCCTGGTAGCAGAGACGCCAGCGGCACGGTGCCGTTGCGGCGCGAAGCTCCTCAAGCTCTGAAAGGAGACACGATGTCGATCACCCGTCTGCTGATTCTGTCCGCCCTTGCCTTCGGAATCGTCCTGCTGGTGCCCACCCCCGCCGAGGCCTGTAGCACCTATGCCTGCCAGCTGGTGGATCACCCCACCATCCCGTTCTGCCTGCAATGCGTGGACACCGGCTCCCCCACCGGCGCGAGCTGTTTCAACACCAGCGTCTGCGGCTGTCGCTTCCAGCAGTGTCTGTCCAGCGGCGAGGCCACGATGGAACCCCGCTCCTGGCGCTCGATCACTCCCGAGGCCGCTGCCGGAAGCTGCCCCGACGTCAAGCCCGCCGATAGCCAGGCCCTCGAGATCACCGCCGCTGCGGCCTAGCT
Proteins encoded in this region:
- a CDS encoding class I SAM-dependent methyltransferase; the encoded protein is MTQAFPDHFSAVASGYASYRPGYPEELFRWLAEVTPGRRVAWDCATGSGQAAVPLGGHFGRVLATDGSVSQLLQARSAPRACYAAATAEAAPWAHASVDLVTVAQALHWFQLESFYREVRRVLRPGGVVAAWCYDLFTLGDDLDPELRDLYDGQLGPYWPPQRRFIDQGYRTLDFPFEEISAPTFELRESWTLEQVTGYLETWSALRRSRRQGFDPLPEATARLRAAWGSEPRRAVVWPVHLRVGRR